In Halalkalicoccus sp. NIPERK01, one DNA window encodes the following:
- a CDS encoding tyrosine-type recombinase/integrase, translated as MPDPKPQGSTTASSLPTLQEGLTQFLNAKAKGDDSGNYRRNAKRVITRWIDWLAQRDIESSKQLDETVLAHYAEHLRRRVAANEAETTGGGIARSTAWTYYNTISAFLGWASKWGYLQENYARAGLAQESMPERSASQQSQQQFWTPDQRTQILNYVNKRAHNAIDEKGFDAKVEARDRALVTVLAFTGVRASEVFRSEHDNRTGRQGIRWRDVDLDEQTISVLGKNQQRQSAWLLKQAIPAVERYRTISDPPTDDWPVFPTRHAPSLYQCARTHLREVEGEDEESIEAILEESSIEEMLREYQIVPPAITTTGARSVMKRLCEAAELEIPTPPEGPGYLQLHGARRGIGDTFYRMDRGTAQDLMRHQSLETTKDHYSHIDANEGAKRASEMLDRAED; from the coding sequence ATGCCAGACCCAAAACCCCAGGGTTCAACCACTGCATCCAGTCTACCGACCCTCCAAGAAGGGTTGACGCAGTTTCTCAATGCGAAAGCCAAAGGTGACGATTCAGGAAACTACCGGCGCAACGCAAAACGCGTTATCACCCGCTGGATCGACTGGCTCGCTCAACGGGATATCGAGAGCTCCAAACAGCTCGACGAAACCGTTCTCGCTCACTACGCTGAACACCTCCGTCGCCGTGTCGCCGCAAACGAAGCCGAGACGACAGGCGGTGGCATCGCCCGCTCAACCGCCTGGACCTACTATAACACGATCTCAGCCTTCCTTGGCTGGGCCTCCAAGTGGGGCTATCTCCAAGAGAACTACGCGCGAGCCGGACTCGCGCAAGAATCGATGCCCGAACGATCCGCCTCCCAGCAGTCCCAACAACAGTTCTGGACACCAGACCAACGGACCCAGATCCTTAACTACGTCAATAAACGCGCTCACAACGCTATCGACGAAAAAGGATTCGACGCCAAGGTTGAAGCGCGTGATCGCGCTCTCGTCACCGTGCTCGCGTTCACTGGAGTGCGTGCATCCGAGGTCTTCCGCTCCGAACACGACAATCGCACCGGCCGCCAAGGCATTCGCTGGCGGGATGTCGATCTCGACGAGCAGACGATCTCCGTGCTCGGGAAAAATCAGCAGCGGCAGTCAGCATGGTTACTCAAGCAGGCGATTCCCGCCGTCGAACGCTATCGAACGATTAGCGATCCACCAACCGATGACTGGCCCGTCTTCCCGACGCGACATGCACCATCGCTCTATCAGTGTGCTCGCACGCACCTTCGCGAAGTAGAGGGTGAAGACGAAGAGTCGATAGAAGCGATTCTCGAGGAGAGTTCAATTGAGGAGATGTTACGGGAGTACCAAATCGTTCCGCCCGCGATCACGACGACTGGTGCCCGAAGTGTGATGAAACGACTCTGTGAGGCCGCAGAGCTCGAGATCCCGACCCCACCCGAAGGCCCCGGGTATCTCCAGCTTCACGGAGCTCGCCGTGGAATTGGCGATACGTTCTACCGAATGGATCGCGGGACCGCGCAGGATCTCATGCGCCACCAGAGTCTCGAAACAACCAAAGATCATTATTCGCATATCGACGCAAATGAAGGGGCCAAACGTGCGAGTGAAATGCTTGATCGAGCCGAAGACTAA
- a CDS encoding ParA family protein produces MLSYAVYSEAGGVGKTTLSANLAIAHARAGLDVLVIPLDPQDGDLSYLFDADQNRADSETDTLVHHLVNREKGDFLDLIQTVEHGVDIIPEHNRLEDLGEALRQEQEARSDFGESFPMWTQLQRVLREANVHQHYDVLIVDPPASSGPQLYNALDATRNLVLPLEPSGKGQASVSGLDDLVTNLEEQLKINIGVLAAVPNRVKGTRDQDAIIEEIQSQGFDVPVIFRDRTSLLEGCWRKKCSAFTYIDKHRARQRDYELETLAQFDQLARHLEAEGNIDAPNPPDSGRLDHERETKEVQV; encoded by the coding sequence ATGCTCTCGTATGCAGTATACAGCGAAGCCGGGGGCGTAGGGAAGACAACACTCAGTGCGAACCTGGCAATTGCACATGCTCGAGCGGGATTAGACGTTCTCGTGATCCCGTTAGATCCACAAGATGGTGATTTGAGCTATCTATTCGATGCGGATCAGAACCGGGCAGATAGCGAGACTGATACATTGGTTCATCATCTCGTTAACCGTGAGAAAGGGGATTTCTTGGATCTGATACAGACCGTTGAGCACGGTGTCGATATCATTCCAGAACATAACCGACTGGAGGATCTCGGTGAGGCACTTCGACAGGAGCAGGAGGCGCGGAGCGACTTCGGTGAATCATTCCCGATGTGGACACAGCTACAGCGCGTGCTACGGGAAGCAAACGTCCACCAGCATTATGATGTCCTGATTGTCGACCCCCCGGCGAGCTCGGGCCCACAACTATACAACGCCTTAGATGCCACTCGAAATCTAGTTCTTCCACTTGAGCCGTCTGGGAAGGGCCAAGCATCGGTCAGTGGCTTGGACGACCTAGTTACGAACCTCGAAGAACAGTTAAAGATCAACATTGGCGTCCTCGCTGCGGTCCCGAATCGAGTGAAAGGGACTCGAGATCAAGATGCGATTATCGAGGAAATCCAGTCACAGGGCTTTGATGTCCCAGTGATCTTCCGTGATCGAACATCCCTGTTAGAAGGGTGCTGGCGCAAGAAATGCAGCGCCTTCACCTATATCGATAAACACCGCGCCCGCCAGCGTGACTATGAACTCGAGACACTAGCTCAGTTCGATCAACTCGCTCGTCATCTCGAAGCGGAAGGAAACATCGATGCTCCAAATCCCCCTGATTCAGGACGCCTAGATCACGAACGTGAAACTAAGGAGGTCCAAGTATGA
- a CDS encoding nucleotidyltransferase family protein has protein sequence MVEEAELPTVTPPERYSPTRSDAVAGIVLAAGTSSRFGDANKLLAEIDGESVITRSVQSLVDSGITPVYVIVGSDRRQVREAIESREARTIVNEAYADGQATSVRTGIESVRRHASVDAAVVSLGDMPFVNPATIDRLVAAYRSNDADIVVAAYRGQRGNPVLFDASYFGALSTLSGDTGARHLVVGSDDAVLVETGDPGVIRDIDTPTDLNRFARIRSDP, from the coding sequence ATGGTCGAGGAGGCCGAACTTCCCACGGTTACGCCGCCCGAACGCTATTCGCCTACGCGATCGGATGCTGTCGCAGGGATCGTCCTTGCTGCCGGGACCAGTTCCCGGTTCGGCGATGCGAACAAGCTCCTCGCCGAGATCGATGGGGAATCGGTCATCACGCGGTCGGTTCAGTCACTCGTTGACTCCGGGATCACACCGGTGTATGTCATCGTCGGTAGCGACCGTCGTCAGGTACGGGAGGCCATCGAGTCCCGTGAGGCCAGGACCATCGTTAATGAGGCGTACGCGGACGGACAAGCGACATCCGTTCGAACCGGTATCGAGAGCGTCCGGCGGCATGCGTCCGTCGATGCCGCCGTGGTCTCACTGGGGGACATGCCGTTCGTGAACCCCGCTACGATCGACCGGCTCGTAGCGGCCTACCGGTCGAATGACGCCGATATAGTAGTGGCGGCGTATCGAGGCCAACGTGGCAACCCGGTTCTATTTGACGCGTCGTATTTCGGAGCGCTCTCGACGCTATCAGGGGACACCGGGGCGCGTCACCTCGTCGTGGGGAGCGACGATGCCGTCCTCGTCGAAACCGGGGATCCGGGGGTGATTCGAGACATCGATACCCCCACGGACCTGAATAGATTCGCTCGCATCCGGTCCGATCCGTGA
- a CDS encoding helix-turn-helix domain-containing protein: protein MALRKADTVQAVETSLRLIDGLASLNGASTTQLAAHLDLPKSTAHTCRRSSSTNIS, encoded by the coding sequence ATAGCGTTAAGGAAGGCGGACACGGTACAAGCTGTAGAGACCAGTCTCCGGCTCATCGATGGGTTGGCGAGTCTGAACGGAGCGAGCACGACCCAGCTCGCGGCCCACCTCGACCTCCCGAAAAGCACGGCACACACCTGCAGACGCTCCTCGAGCACGAATATATCATAA
- the uraH gene encoding hydroxyisourate hydrolase gives MSAGLTTHVLDTSREGPASGVDVTLQRVDDSGATETIDRGTTNDDGRLDEPLLTADQMETGTYQLLFDVGDYYRQEQSESSFLETVPVRFIIDDVDEHYHVPLLLSPGGYTTYRGS, from the coding sequence ATGAGCGCGGGATTGACGACACACGTTCTCGATACCAGCCGCGAAGGTCCCGCGTCCGGTGTCGACGTGACGCTCCAACGGGTGGACGACTCGGGCGCTACGGAGACGATCGATCGAGGGACGACCAACGACGACGGGCGGCTCGACGAACCGTTGTTGACTGCGGACCAGATGGAAACCGGCACGTACCAGCTCCTGTTTGACGTCGGGGACTACTACCGCCAGGAACAGTCCGAATCGTCGTTCTTAGAGACGGTTCCCGTTCGATTCATCATCGATGACGTAGACGAGCATTACCACGTGCCTCTCCTCCTGTCGCCAGGGGGGTACACGACTTACCGCGGGAGTTGA
- the pucL gene encoding factor-independent urate hydroxylase: MSQSNETDTDSRSTDRRTMNYGKKKVAVYRTYASPLENVRTIPESPFDGRDNILFGLEVRVQFEGEEFLPSFSEADNSKVVATDSMKNFVLHQAGEYEGATPEGFLNFVGTEFLETYPHVEAVKMSAEEYPFDKRLVPGEDGFEPSDLVFRVSNDESAFGEVYLVRDDDGPRIEEQTSGLTGLELVKVKGNSFTGYVQDEYTTLPEREDRALYIALDVFWTYTDPADALGEEPQRYVPAEQVRDIAQVVFHEVDSNSIQDLIYRIGLRVLERYPQIESVSFEANNRTWLEVREDLKGDAKVLKEPPRPTGYQQFSMDRSDLEER, encoded by the coding sequence ATGAGTCAGAGCAACGAAACCGATACCGATTCACGGAGTACCGATCGACGAACGATGAACTACGGGAAGAAGAAGGTCGCAGTCTACCGGACGTACGCGAGTCCGCTGGAAAACGTCCGTACGATTCCGGAGTCGCCGTTCGACGGTCGGGACAACATCCTCTTCGGGCTTGAGGTCCGCGTACAGTTCGAGGGCGAGGAGTTCCTGCCCTCGTTCAGCGAAGCGGACAACAGCAAGGTGGTGGCGACGGACTCGATGAAGAACTTCGTCCTCCACCAGGCAGGGGAGTACGAGGGGGCCACACCGGAGGGGTTCCTCAATTTCGTCGGGACGGAGTTCCTCGAGACGTACCCTCACGTCGAAGCGGTGAAGATGTCAGCCGAGGAGTACCCGTTCGATAAACGGCTGGTTCCGGGCGAGGACGGGTTCGAACCGAGTGACCTCGTGTTCCGCGTCTCCAACGACGAATCGGCGTTCGGTGAGGTCTACCTCGTGCGGGACGACGACGGCCCCCGGATCGAAGAGCAGACGAGCGGCCTCACGGGTCTCGAACTCGTCAAGGTGAAAGGGAACTCGTTCACCGGCTACGTTCAGGACGAGTACACGACGCTCCCGGAACGGGAGGATCGTGCCCTCTATATCGCTCTGGACGTCTTCTGGACCTATACCGATCCCGCGGATGCGCTGGGAGAGGAGCCACAACGGTACGTGCCGGCCGAGCAGGTCCGTGACATCGCCCAGGTCGTCTTTCACGAGGTCGATTCGAACTCGATCCAGGACCTGATCTACCGGATCGGCCTTCGCGTCCTGGAACGATATCCCCAGATCGAGTCCGTCAGTTTCGAGGCGAACAACCGAACGTGGCTTGAGGTCCGTGAGGACCTGAAGGGGGACGCAAAGGTCCTCAAGGAACCACCCCGGCCGACCGGCTATCAACAGTTTTCGATGGACCGCAGCGACCTGGAGGAACGATGA
- the uraD gene encoding 2-oxo-4-hydroxy-4-carboxy-5-ureidoimidazoline decarboxylase: MTKLTAEDLNQADKERFVDVLGGVYEESPWVAERTWSKRPFSSIDDLQQSMADTVRNASREEQLALLRAHPDLGERTEMTDESQEEQASAGLDELHPDRYETFQRLNETYRKKFGFPFIMAVRDESVDAIQGAMEDRIDHSRSREFQTALDEVNVIAEFRLEELTVPREDTREQRTR; encoded by the coding sequence ATGACGAAACTCACGGCCGAGGACCTGAACCAAGCCGACAAAGAACGGTTCGTCGACGTGCTCGGTGGCGTGTACGAGGAGTCGCCGTGGGTGGCCGAGCGAACCTGGTCGAAACGGCCGTTCTCCTCTATCGACGATCTACAGCAGTCGATGGCCGATACCGTTCGAAACGCCTCACGGGAGGAACAGCTGGCGCTGTTGCGGGCCCATCCCGATCTCGGTGAACGGACCGAAATGACCGACGAATCACAGGAGGAACAGGCCTCCGCCGGGCTCGACGAGTTGCACCCCGATCGGTACGAGACGTTCCAGCGACTGAACGAGACCTACCGGAAGAAATTCGGCTTCCCGTTCATCATGGCGGTGAGGGACGAATCGGTCGATGCGATTCAGGGGGCGATGGAGGATCGCATCGACCACTCTCGGTCTAGGGAGTTCCAGACCGCGTTGGACGAGGTCAACGTCATCGCCGAGTTCCGACTCGAGGAGCTAACGGTCCCGCGCGAGGACACACGAGAACAACGCACCCGATGA
- a CDS encoding Zn-dependent hydrolase, with amino-acid sequence MDQQLHQYIDAERLRTDITRTAEFGTVPVEEGNCRTVLTGTDANRHAREYFVERLDERGLDVSIDSVGNVTGRWVPDGVDPAAQAVATGSHLDSVISGGIFDGVLGVYAGLESIRAMQDADRTPTRPIEVVAFTEEEGGRFSDGVLGSSVAIGATSVADALAVTDDTGVTLGEALDRIGFGGEGRLDATEWDSWLELHVEQGARLEDAPASAGIVTHITGTIRCHIDVLGEANHAGTTSMEARTDALTAASELALEIESTTNDIVETDSDTAVGTVGQFDVEPGSINVIPGAVHLGVDIRDVEYESMERIVSSIRHCLSRLEDERDVETAFSRPYDIEPTSMSERCIAALRGAAARTGIDTLELHSGAGHDTMHVARATDAGLIFAPSEGGHSHSAAEWTDWNDCATTTRLLAETLYDLATE; translated from the coding sequence ATGGATCAGCAGCTCCACCAGTATATCGATGCGGAGAGGCTCCGGACGGACATCACGCGGACCGCCGAGTTCGGGACCGTACCCGTCGAGGAGGGGAACTGCCGAACGGTTCTGACGGGGACGGACGCCAACAGGCACGCTCGGGAGTACTTCGTCGAGAGACTCGACGAGCGAGGGCTCGACGTGTCGATCGACTCCGTCGGCAACGTCACCGGACGGTGGGTGCCCGACGGCGTGGATCCGGCCGCGCAGGCGGTTGCAACCGGCAGCCATCTCGATTCGGTCATTTCGGGTGGGATCTTCGACGGCGTGCTCGGTGTGTATGCCGGCCTCGAATCGATCCGTGCCATGCAGGACGCCGACCGGACCCCGACCCGCCCCATCGAGGTCGTGGCGTTCACCGAAGAGGAGGGTGGACGGTTCTCCGACGGCGTGCTCGGGTCGTCGGTCGCGATCGGTGCGACGAGCGTGGCGGATGCACTCGCGGTCACCGACGACACCGGCGTGACGCTCGGCGAGGCACTCGACCGGATCGGCTTCGGAGGCGAGGGACGGTTGGACGCGACCGAGTGGGATTCGTGGCTCGAGCTCCACGTCGAACAGGGGGCCCGGTTGGAGGACGCCCCCGCGTCTGCGGGCATCGTGACACACATCACCGGCACTATCCGCTGTCATATCGACGTCCTCGGTGAGGCGAATCACGCCGGGACCACCTCGATGGAGGCACGCACCGACGCGCTGACCGCAGCGAGCGAACTGGCGCTCGAGATCGAATCGACGACGAACGATATCGTCGAGACGGACAGCGACACCGCCGTCGGAACCGTCGGTCAGTTCGACGTCGAACCGGGCTCAATCAACGTCATTCCCGGCGCAGTCCATCTCGGGGTCGATATTCGCGACGTCGAGTACGAGTCTATGGAACGGATCGTCTCGAGTATCCGTCACTGTCTGAGCCGGTTGGAAGACGAGCGCGACGTGGAGACGGCGTTCAGCCGCCCGTACGACATCGAACCCACCTCGATGAGCGAACGCTGTATCGCGGCCCTTCGCGGCGCAGCCGCCCGAACGGGGATCGACACTCTGGAACTGCACTCCGGAGCCGGGCACGATACGATGCACGTCGCGAGAGCGACCGATGCGGGGCTTATCTTCGCACCCTCCGAAGGCGGGCACTCGCACAGCGCGGCGGAATGGACCGACTGGAACGACTGCGCTACTACGACACGTTTGCTCGCGGAGACGCTCTATGATCTGGCGACCGAGTAA
- a CDS encoding DUF3830 family protein yields MSSLEFEIEERTFTAELLEDEAPESVEAMREFLPLESELMHVRWSGHATWINIDEIELPELPRENHTVYPSYGDVLLYPGYRNEQEILVPCGSTCFKSPAGELAGNHVATLDASREELREMEQETLRTGMKDVTVRLLE; encoded by the coding sequence ATGAGTTCGTTAGAGTTCGAGATCGAAGAGCGGACGTTTACGGCGGAACTGCTCGAGGACGAGGCACCGGAATCGGTCGAAGCGATGCGGGAGTTCCTCCCGCTGGAGTCGGAGCTGATGCACGTTCGGTGGAGCGGCCACGCGACCTGGATCAACATCGACGAGATCGAGCTACCGGAGCTTCCACGGGAGAACCATACGGTGTATCCCTCCTACGGGGACGTCCTGCTGTATCCGGGCTACCGGAACGAACAGGAGATTCTCGTCCCGTGCGGATCGACGTGTTTCAAGAGTCCAGCGGGCGAACTCGCCGGCAACCACGTCGCGACGCTGGATGCATCGCGCGAGGAACTCCGGGAGATGGAACAGGAAACGCTCCGAACCGGAATGAAAGACGTGACGGTTCGTCTGCTGGAGTAA
- a CDS encoding dihydroorotase family protein, protein MAVETVIENGTIVTGRDTFDGALAIDDGTIVSIGAEHAMPETERTVDASGLLVMSGVVDPHVHIDDHVSLDTYETATSAAALGGVTTVIDFAWQAYTGAGSPWDETGSLREGVERKRENGSEAVVDFGLHGGILREDSALFEEMGPLVDEGITSFKMYTTYEFGLSNGFIREVLERLRELDAVGVAHTEDDSVCESLTTEFRTEGRDDPKWLPEARPDYAEAMAADDVARLASETGAKYYGIHTSCRKAAEALARYRDDGSRIRGETCTHYTTLTDEIYRELGNLPKIAPPIRTEDDTDAMFEYLRNDTLSVVSTDHVAQTRERKETSEWWEDPFGANGLQTSLPVFHDEAVNNRGLSYPFLVRVMCANPARTFGLAKKGTLQPGTDADIVLFDPNETYTISARNNASVADYTIYEGRDVTGKVKRTYLRGQLVADEGNVVGEPGHGEFVPRERPVWSDE, encoded by the coding sequence ATGGCTGTCGAGACAGTGATCGAAAACGGGACGATCGTCACCGGCCGGGACACCTTCGACGGGGCGCTCGCGATAGACGACGGAACGATCGTCAGTATCGGGGCCGAACACGCCATGCCGGAAACCGAGCGAACCGTCGATGCCTCGGGACTGCTCGTGATGTCGGGCGTCGTCGATCCGCACGTCCACATCGACGACCACGTCTCGCTCGATACCTATGAGACCGCTACCAGTGCTGCTGCACTCGGCGGCGTAACGACGGTTATCGACTTCGCGTGGCAGGCGTACACCGGTGCGGGAAGCCCGTGGGACGAAACGGGATCGCTACGGGAGGGCGTCGAGCGAAAACGCGAAAACGGTAGCGAAGCCGTGGTCGATTTCGGGCTTCACGGTGGTATTCTCCGGGAGGATTCGGCCCTGTTCGAAGAGATGGGCCCCCTCGTCGACGAGGGCATCACCTCGTTCAAGATGTACACCACCTACGAATTCGGGCTCTCGAACGGCTTCATTCGCGAGGTTCTCGAACGGTTACGCGAACTGGATGCCGTCGGCGTCGCTCATACGGAAGACGATAGCGTCTGTGAATCGCTGACGACCGAGTTCCGGACCGAAGGTCGAGACGATCCGAAATGGCTCCCCGAGGCCCGGCCGGATTACGCGGAAGCCATGGCCGCCGACGACGTCGCCAGACTCGCGTCCGAAACCGGAGCCAAGTACTACGGTATCCATACTTCGTGTCGAAAAGCGGCCGAAGCGCTCGCACGATACCGGGACGACGGGAGCCGTATTCGCGGGGAGACCTGCACTCACTACACGACGCTCACGGATGAGATCTATCGGGAGCTGGGAAACCTCCCGAAGATTGCGCCGCCGATTCGTACCGAGGACGACACCGACGCGATGTTCGAATACCTCCGCAACGACACGTTGAGCGTCGTTTCCACCGATCACGTGGCGCAAACCCGCGAACGGAAGGAGACCAGCGAGTGGTGGGAGGACCCCTTCGGCGCGAACGGTCTTCAAACCAGCCTCCCGGTGTTTCACGACGAAGCGGTGAACAACCGAGGGTTGTCCTATCCGTTTCTCGTTCGCGTAATGTGTGCGAACCCGGCTCGGACGTTCGGGCTTGCGAAAAAGGGGACGCTCCAACCGGGAACCGACGCGGACATCGTGCTGTTCGATCCGAACGAGACGTACACGATCTCGGCTCGGAACAACGCTTCGGTCGCCGACTACACGATCTACGAAGGTCGTGACGTCACCGGCAAGGTAAAGCGCACGTATCTCAGGGGGCAACTCGTCGCGGACGAAGGGAACGTCGTCGGCGAGCCCGGTCACGGGGAGTTCGTTCCGCGCGAACGTCCCGTCTGGAGTGACGAGTAG
- a CDS encoding IclR family transcriptional regulator, producing the protein MPTNDTPSEPRTLTTVLKAVDIMRALMRLDGAGVTELADHRGESKSTTYTYLKSLEKGGLVTKADTGYRLSYEMLIFGEYVRNQSLLYTIGRSEIDSVAAETGQYAHLVVEENGRGHNLYKSKGEQAVGDDYQLAKFQQRDYLHITASGKAILAYLPRERVEEIVDHHGLPARTERTITRRERLFEELAEVREQGYSQNDEEEIEGFQAIGAPIRSRDGSVLGSMSVSGPKSMFGDESQYREIIDLVIRTANIIEVNVNMSRRSSEILDDEQ; encoded by the coding sequence ATGCCAACTAACGACACGCCCTCTGAACCGCGGACACTGACGACCGTGCTCAAGGCGGTCGATATCATGCGTGCCCTGATGCGGCTGGATGGAGCGGGAGTCACGGAGCTCGCCGATCACCGCGGCGAGTCCAAGAGTACGACGTACACCTATCTCAAATCGCTCGAAAAGGGCGGTCTCGTCACGAAGGCCGACACCGGCTATCGGCTGTCGTATGAGATGCTGATATTCGGCGAGTACGTCCGGAACCAAAGCCTCCTCTACACGATCGGGAGGAGCGAGATCGACAGCGTAGCCGCGGAAACGGGGCAGTATGCTCATCTCGTCGTCGAGGAAAACGGGCGCGGCCACAACCTGTACAAATCGAAGGGAGAGCAGGCGGTCGGGGACGACTATCAATTGGCCAAATTCCAGCAACGGGACTACCTGCACATCACCGCTTCGGGCAAGGCGATCCTCGCGTATCTCCCCCGAGAGCGGGTCGAGGAGATCGTCGACCACCACGGGTTACCCGCTCGTACTGAACGGACCATCACCCGACGGGAGCGGTTGTTCGAGGAACTGGCGGAGGTCCGTGAGCAGGGATACTCGCAAAACGACGAGGAGGAGATCGAAGGGTTTCAAGCGATCGGTGCGCCGATCAGATCCCGCGACGGATCCGTACTGGGTTCGATGAGCGTTTCCGGCCCGAAGAGCATGTTCGGTGACGAGTCCCAGTATCGAGAGATCATTGATCTGGTGATACGGACGGCGAACATCATCGAAGTAAACGTCAACATGTCACGGAGGAGTTCCGAGATACTCGACGACGAGCAGTGA
- a CDS encoding uracil-xanthine permease family protein, translating to MSNESDKGIELAYGLDEKPPLPKSILLALQHVSVMIVPSTAVAFIVAGAVGLDAADTTYLVQMVILFAGVATMVQAYTVGSVGAGLPIVMGTSFAFVGAMTSIGASSGLDVVFGSIVVAAVAVPFLLGWQFKRFQSFFPPLVTGLIVIIIGLYLIPVGMEYSAGGVGAEDFGSIENIGLALVVLVIAVLFNLLLKGVWRMMSILIGIGVGYAIAIGLGVVDFSPVANAAWFAVPTPGEFGFSLEAVPLLTFAFLFLVSGMETIGDMSGITAAEGRNPTGDEFRGGIFADGFVSAIGAVFGSFPQTSFSQNVGIINFTGIMSRHIVGIGGGILVVLGLVPKIGAIVTTIPDAVFGGAVLIMVGMVAASGMRLLFLNIEMNRRNMVIIATALGLGLGVELVPEALAGLPPGAQTFFGESVIVTGLTALALNTFVPGHSSPLFDAPDTVPPVSEPVEDD from the coding sequence ATGTCCAATGAAAGCGATAAAGGGATTGAATTAGCGTACGGTCTCGACGAAAAACCACCGTTGCCCAAATCAATTCTCCTCGCATTGCAACACGTGTCCGTCATGATCGTTCCCTCGACCGCAGTCGCGTTTATCGTTGCGGGGGCAGTCGGGCTGGACGCCGCGGACACGACGTACTTGGTTCAGATGGTAATCCTGTTCGCCGGGGTAGCGACCATGGTTCAGGCCTACACCGTCGGCTCGGTCGGCGCCGGACTCCCCATCGTCATGGGGACCAGTTTCGCCTTCGTCGGGGCGATGACCTCCATCGGTGCGAGCTCCGGGCTGGACGTCGTCTTCGGGTCGATCGTCGTCGCAGCGGTCGCGGTCCCCTTCCTGCTGGGGTGGCAGTTCAAGCGGTTCCAGTCGTTCTTCCCGCCGCTCGTTACGGGCCTCATCGTCATCATCATCGGGCTATATCTCATCCCCGTCGGAATGGAGTACTCCGCGGGCGGGGTCGGAGCGGAGGACTTCGGGTCGATAGAGAACATCGGGCTCGCCCTAGTCGTTCTGGTGATCGCCGTCCTGTTCAACCTGCTCCTGAAAGGCGTCTGGCGAATGATGAGCATCCTCATCGGTATCGGCGTCGGCTACGCTATCGCGATCGGGCTCGGAGTCGTTGACTTCAGTCCGGTCGCCAACGCCGCGTGGTTCGCGGTGCCTACGCCTGGCGAATTCGGGTTCAGCCTCGAAGCCGTTCCGCTCCTCACGTTCGCGTTCCTGTTCCTCGTCTCGGGCATGGAGACGATCGGCGACATGTCTGGTATAACCGCTGCGGAAGGACGGAACCCAACGGGGGATGAGTTCCGTGGCGGTATCTTCGCTGACGGATTCGTCAGCGCCATCGGCGCCGTCTTCGGATCGTTTCCCCAGACCTCCTTCTCCCAGAACGTCGGTATCATCAACTTCACCGGGATCATGAGCCGACACATCGTCGGTATCGGCGGCGGCATCCTCGTCGTTCTCGGACTGGTCCCGAAGATCGGGGCGATCGTGACGACGATTCCCGATGCCGTGTTCGGCGGTGCGGTGTTGATCATGGTGGGCATGGTAGCCGCGAGCGGCATGCGACTCCTCTTTCTGAACATCGAGATGAACCGACGCAACATGGTGATCATCGCTACCGCGCTCGGACTCGGGCTAGGGGTCGAACTCGTTCCCGAGGCTCTCGCTGGACTTCCCCCCGGTGCACAGACGTTCTTCGGGGAGTCGGTCATCGTCACCGGCCTCACTGCACTCGCGTTGAACACGTTCGTTCCGGGTCACTCCAGCCCGTTGTTCGACGCACCGGATACCGTTCCACCCGTCTCCGAACCGGTCGAGGACGACTAA